A region of the Rickettsiales bacterium Ac37b genome:
ATTTTCTACATAGCTTTCTAAAATTTTACTGTATGTTATAGGATCATTACTGTTGTGCTGATATTCTGAAGCGTGTGAATAAGATAGAACTCTAAAGAATTTTTCCGGATATAATTTATGTAATATAGCGATTAAATGTATATCTACAGCCTCTTGGATATTTTGATTTATGTTTTGGTCTCTAGCAATGCTAATACTTTTTCTCTAATAGCTTCAGGAATATTATTTGGGTTAAGTAAATGTATAGGAAGCCCTTGTTGCTTTATTAAACATGCTAATCTAGGTAAAGCTTGATTACAGTTTCATTTGCATAATTTTCCTTCAAATCTGGTATACGGTTATATAATACATCAATGAGCAAACCTGCTTGTAAGATCTCTAAAATCTTGTGATTATTATTAATGTGAGCAAAATTTATAGAGTTTTGATCAATTATAGCTCCATGCTTTATTAAAGCGGCAACAAATTCTGCCTTTCCCCTCTCAACAGCCAAAAATGAATCGTAAGTAGGAATAACCTATCTAAAGTAAGGTTTATTTATGTATTACAATAATATATATAATATCAGATATTTATATTTAACAATATAAATTAAAATACTAAATCTGAACTAAGTAATCCGTACATATAGAAATCTTTCTTTTGACCGTGTAATATCCCATATTGGCGCAAGTCTCCCTCTCGCTGAAATCCAAGTTTAGTAAGAACTTTAATTGAGGCAATATTATCATGGGCTACGGTGGCCTGGACACGATTAATATTTAAACTGGTAAATGCAAAATCACACACTGCCTGCACAACTCGTGTCATAATTCCCTGCCCCCACTCTTTACGACATAGATCATAACTAACTTCAGCACGAGCATGAGTATAATTTATAGAATTAAAGCCACATGTACCAATTAAAGTGTTATTCTTTTTTTTTGCTATAGCCCAATATATACTACGTTTATGTCTAAAGAGATCCTTCCAATAATTTAATTCTACTTCTGCTTCTCTAAGTGAGCGTGGTAATTCATCATCTGATAAATATTTATTCACTAAACTATCAGATATATATTCCAAAAAATGACGACTATCTTGGGAAACTACAATATCACGTAGTATTATATCTCCTAAATCCATTATAGGAAAATTTTTAAACACTTTATTATCAAACATATTAAGACTTATTATGTTTATATGCAAATTCTGTAATTATAGGTACTATATATTTACGAAAACGTCTACCACTAAACACCCCATAATGTCCTACATCTTTTTGCAAATAATAATATTTCATATTATCAGGTAAATTTTTGCATAATTCCAGAGCTGCTTGGGTCTGCCCTATACCAGCAATATCGTCTAGCTCTCCCTCAATACCAAGCAAAGCTGTTTTAGTAATAGCTGCAGGTTCTACTTTTCTTTCTCTAGACATCATTTTCCCAAGTGCTAAATCTTTATCTTGGAATACTACTTGAATTGTCTGTAAATAAAATTCTGCTGTCATATCCATTACAGCAAAATACTCGTTATAAAACTTTCTATGAGCTTCAGCAGCCACTTCATCTCCATTCACTATAGACTCAAAAAACTCCGAGTGCGCTGTCATATGACGTTTAACATTCATTGATAGAAAACTGAGTAATTGAAAAAATCCTGGATATACTGGTCTCATATAACCTGGATAATTAATTGGTACCCTAGTAACTAATCTAGATTCAAACCAATCAATATTTTTATATACGGCAATATCGTTAACTTGGGTAGGGTTTCTTCTGGTATCTATAGGACCACCCATAAGTATCATACTAGCAGGAACAAAGGGACTATTTAATTCTGACATAATAGAGGTAGCAGCAAGTACAGGTACCGCAGGTTGACATACCCCAAGCACATGTATAGAGGGGGATAAAAACTCAAAAAATTCAATTAAATAGTCAATATAATCATCTAGGTCAAAGGTTCCTTCCCAAAGTGGTATATTTTTAGCATCAACCCAGTCAGTAATATATATATCAAAGAAAGGTAATAAACCTTCCACTGTACCACGTAGTAAAGTAGCATGATGGCCAGACATAGGTGCTACTATCAAGAGTTTTGGTTGTTTGATATTAGTATTCTTGGTAAAATGTAATAAATTACAAAATTTCTTTTTGAATACTACCGACTGCTTTACTGCCACATCCCTACCGTCAATTGTAGTTAAGTTAATACCAAATTCTGGCTTAGGATATAACATAGTTAGCCTATCAGCCAATTCATATGAAGCTGCATAAAATCTTCCTATTTTATTGTCATATATAAAAGGATTTTGGCTCCACCTTTCACCTAGCTCCAACGCTTCTCTAAATGGGATTAAAGATAATCTACAAGCTTCAATATAATTATAAGCCATTGCATTCTCAAGAGGATAGATTAAAGGCGTCATCATAATTAACCTTCTTTAATATATGTTGATAATATTAATCATTATATATTTAAAAAATAAATTATAAGTTAAAAATATATCTTTAAATAGGTATAAGGGTTAATCTAGTTATAATAGAGTAATTTAACTTATTTGAAAAGTAGTAGATAGGAATATCTCAATTACACAGAGAGTCTTTGATATACTAGTACCCTAAAGACTCTCTATATTAATCTTAATTAATAATTAAACCACTGGTCCAATATTACCTTTGTGTTGTGATCATTGAATACTAATTCTCCTGCCAAAGAGTGTGGATATTCTGAACATTCATATAGTCTATTAGATATTTGCTCTAATAGCCTTTCAGGATAATCAATTTCTCCTATTCTATACTTACTATGTAGCATAGCAATATTAACAAAATTATCTAATAATACTTTTTGATGATTGATAGCAGTTATATTTAGATAGTATGCATGCTCAGGGTGACATTGGGTAGCATATCTTAACCCACTCGAGCATATTACATAGCAATATTGTGTTCTGATACTGCTCCAAGCTCTATATCATCACCTAATTTATTATAAACGGCAGCATAAAAATGCGCTGTATCTCCTTTAAAGGTAATAGAAGGGAATTCATATACTTTCATAGTTTCATTCTGCTGAATTTTGGTCATAGCCATAAAATGCGATATAGTAGCAGGAAGATAGTTGATCGTATGGGTACCTCCACTATACCCTTTCACAGGACGCAAAGTACCATTATGGTAATATTAAGTTTTGAGCACCAGCACAAATACCCATAATCGGTATCTTAAACTCTAAAGTTTTCTCTAGAACTTTTTGATATATTTGTTCAGTATCCAAAGATTGTTCCCAGTGTTGCTTGGTAAATTCTTTTTTGTCCTTAGGATAGCTATCACCTGCGCCTGGATTAATCCAACCATCAAACTGTCTTATAAATTCCTCTCCTCCTTTATCTATCATTTCTAAAGTTACTATATAAAACTTTACTTCTGGATATTTTTTACTTACTAACCGCGACCAAGCTTCCACACCTGTAGACCAAAAACCATTACCATGACTAATGGCGATATAGGTACTTTCTGGGTTTTTGGAGGGAGAAAATATATCTGCATTTTCTTTAAAGAATGCATAAAGAGAGCTCTTAGATTTTTCTATAATTCTCTTGGATAAATCACCATCTAGTGCTAAAAAACTATCTACTATAGCTTCACCATTATCATTTATAATGGTATCAATATTTTCTATATGTTGAAAAATGGCTTCGCTTAATTCCTTTAATAATTGGTTGGGAACATGATCTAAGTTTAACATACTCATTATATGCAGAGGCGTAATAGAATTCTTATTTGGTAACTCTAGACTAAAACCTGCTTTTATCATTTCTATAGCGATGCCCAATTTATTACTTAATAAGGCTAAAGAGAGAAATGAAAAGCCGTAATTATTATTTAATGTAGAATGGTCTTGGTAATATTTCAAAGGTAAAGTACTTTTGTTTTTATCTAATACAGTAAGCTCTATTTCAGATAATAAATTATATTCACATTATTTTGTACATTAACAAAATCCTTAGATAATTTATATACATCTATAACGCTATTTATACGGACAATAGATGCACCTAATGACCGCATAGTTTCATATATTTGATTTTCAGAAAATTGATGATCTGGAAAATATTTTATAAAATTAGAGAAAAAATCTATATTAAAATTTTCACCTAAGGCGCCAAGATAATTTTCGATACTAATAGTAAAATTATTTTGGGATCTTGCTTTTAAAGCTTGCTCAATAATTTTAAAATCCCCATTTTGTAACAATCGTTCAATAATACTAATTCCCTCTTCTTTATCAAAAGGTAACGACAAATCAATGCCCTCATTTAGGATATCTTCTATAAGTTTTTTTCTTATATTGCTTAATTTTTCATTTTGAACATGTTGGCCTTCTACTAGCTCATAAGTTATAGGCAGCTGAAGTACAACACGTAATAAATTTTCTGGTAATAATGGATTAGTTAGATGTTTCAGTAACAAATCTTTGTGATATTGTAATATATAAGCATCATAAAGGTATAATGAGTTATTAAAGATCAAATTGTTAATATCATAATTTTTATCAAGCA
Encoded here:
- the speG gene encoding Spermidine N(1)-acetyltransferase, translating into MFDNKVFKNFPIMDLGDIILRDIVVSQDSRHFLEYISDSLVNKYLSDDELPRSLREAEVELNYWKDLFRHKRSIYWAIAKKKNNTLIGTCGFNSINYTHARAEVSYDLCRKEWGQGIMTRVVQAVCDFAFTSLNINRVQATVAHDNIASIKVLTKLGFQREGDLRQYGILHGQKKDFYMYGLLSSDLVF
- a CDS encoding Poly-beta-hydroxyalkanoate depolymerase, which translates into the protein MMTPLIYPLENAMAYNYIEACRLSLIPFREALELGERWSQNPFIYDNKIGRFYAASYELADRLTMLYPKPEFGINLTTIDGRDVAVKQSVVFKKKFCNLLHFTKNTNIKQPKLLIVAPMSGHHATLLRGTVEGLLPFFDIYITDWVDAKNIPLWEGTFDLDDYIDYLIEFFEFLSPSIHVLGVCQPAVPVLAATSIMSELNSPFVPASMILMGGPIDTRRNPTQVNDIAVYKNIDWFESRLVTRVPINYPGYMRPVYPGFFQLLSFLSMNVKRHMTAHSEFFESIVNGDEVAAEAHRKFYNEYFAVMDMTAEFYLQTIQVVFQDKDLALGKMMSRERKVEPAAITKTALLGIEGELDDIAGIGQTQAALELCKNLPDNMKYYYLQKDVGHYGVFSGRRFRKYIVPIITEFAYKHNKS